One genomic window of Cupriavidus sp. P-10 includes the following:
- a CDS encoding cupin domain-containing protein: MHYKNLVILSAVALMTGSALAQKSGLTRTVVGRADVSVPGREAVVARVEVAPGAYAGRHTHPGDEISYVMDGEVQLLVDGQSPRTIKAGESFVVPAGVVHDAHNSGSTATRLVGVYVVEKGKPLASPAP, encoded by the coding sequence ATGCACTATAAGAATTTGGTCATTTTGAGCGCTGTGGCGCTGATGACAGGTAGCGCGCTGGCGCAGAAGTCGGGCCTGACCCGCACCGTGGTCGGCCGGGCCGATGTATCCGTACCGGGTCGCGAAGCCGTGGTCGCGCGCGTGGAGGTGGCGCCAGGCGCCTATGCGGGGCGACATACGCATCCCGGAGACGAGATCAGCTACGTCATGGACGGCGAGGTGCAACTCCTAGTCGACGGCCAGTCGCCGCGCACGATCAAGGCCGGTGAGTCGTTCGTGGTGCCGGCCGGCGTGGTGCATGACGCCCACAACAGCGGTAGCACGGCGACTCGGCTGGTGGGCGTGTACGTGGTCGAAAAAGGGAAGCCGCTGGCATCGCCGGCGCCGTGA
- a CDS encoding helix-turn-helix transcriptional regulator yields the protein MNEEVVSQTIRGLYEGILDETAWQSGLVRLRDASDSMNASLVEFTPINQRFRVNEIYDQNQELVDAYNGHYQAEDPARTYMRHMDQGDWYIDSRELGQANMMRLPFYREFMYGFRLSSVMACLVERKRSQEIYFFLQKPLGHPPYQADDAHRIGWAIPHLRQALRLRQRAHEARALVELSEQVLERLSFGLIAVAADGKVLLHNACGERWVRRLLAGHGVSSGLVSHDGWWMKRSLQEMLASACDPCETVPAQATHACDNSGNSADVIVLPLPPAHHLAEPWQRPAALVVIHEAGAAAPLLSDMLCDLYGLSPAETRLATLLTAGIGLPEASARLAIGHETARTQLKMIFNKTETGSQARLAHLLTQLGACVGPG from the coding sequence ATGAACGAAGAAGTGGTATCTCAAACCATACGAGGTCTGTACGAGGGCATCCTCGACGAGACCGCCTGGCAGTCTGGCCTGGTACGGTTGCGCGACGCCAGCGACAGCATGAACGCCTCGCTAGTCGAGTTCACACCCATTAACCAGCGGTTCCGGGTCAACGAGATATATGACCAAAACCAGGAACTGGTCGACGCCTACAATGGCCATTACCAAGCCGAGGATCCGGCGCGCACATACATGCGCCACATGGACCAGGGTGACTGGTATATCGATTCACGTGAACTGGGTCAAGCGAACATGATGCGGCTACCCTTTTACCGGGAATTCATGTACGGTTTCAGGCTGAGTTCCGTCATGGCTTGCCTGGTCGAGCGCAAGCGGAGCCAGGAAATCTATTTTTTCCTCCAGAAGCCCCTCGGGCACCCGCCCTACCAGGCCGACGACGCGCACCGAATAGGCTGGGCGATCCCGCACCTGCGCCAGGCACTTCGTCTGCGGCAGCGCGCGCACGAGGCCCGCGCGCTTGTCGAATTGTCCGAACAAGTACTCGAGCGACTTTCCTTTGGCCTGATCGCGGTCGCCGCTGATGGCAAGGTGCTACTCCACAACGCCTGTGGCGAACGTTGGGTCAGGCGGTTGTTGGCAGGCCATGGCGTCTCCTCGGGACTCGTGAGCCACGACGGTTGGTGGATGAAGCGGTCGCTCCAGGAGATGTTGGCCTCGGCTTGCGACCCGTGCGAGACCGTCCCGGCCCAGGCTACGCATGCCTGCGACAACAGCGGGAACAGCGCAGACGTCATCGTGCTACCTCTGCCACCGGCCCACCATCTGGCCGAGCCATGGCAGCGTCCCGCCGCGCTGGTGGTCATACACGAGGCCGGCGCTGCGGCGCCTCTCTTGTCGGATATGCTGTGCGATTTATATGGCCTGTCGCCAGCCGAAACTCGGCTGGCGACCCTACTCACCGCGGGAATAGGATTGCCTGAAGCCAGTGCGCGACTCGCCATCGGGCACGAGACGGCTCGCACGCAGCTCAAGATGATCTTTAACAAGACCGAGACTGGTTCCCAAGCAAGGCTCGCTCATCTGCTGACGCAACTGGGGGCTTGCGTTGGCCCTGGCTGA